The Tribolium castaneum strain GA2 chromosome 3, icTriCast1.1, whole genome shotgun sequence sequence tccttcgcttttttcaaaattttttattttaaacttctaTTTATATCTCAATTTTTAATCCCGGTTCGGTAATGGGATctcaaaattagattttttttaattattaaaaataaaaaaaatattttttcgtaaattattttacgtatttttgatttttgaaattgtacacgcattttttaagtattataaataaattttaatactgtttcattattattattaagtgtTTAAAGTCAATAAATACCAATTAACTTTATTGGTAAATACAATTACCACTGTCATTTTCATTTAAGGGGTACTAACACATCACAAAAttgaggaaataaaaaaaaaatattctcaaaCCGTCCGATTTGGCGTGGAATGCCCCATGTACATTCAAAACGATTTTATATTAATGAGACCGCACTGTAATTAATTGTGTAAATCTTGTcggtacattttttatgtatctATTTTTAGAGTAACTTACCTTTTTGCTTCTTTTGGGAAACGAAAGAAGCTTTTATTTCCATCCGCAGTAGAATTTGTGCACCCCGCAGCACTACACAGGCGTCTTTTAGGCATTCTAATTGTCTTTTTTCAATTGCACTATCACTAATATGTATACTACACTAAAGGCTACGTAACTAAATctaagaataatattaatgcactatatactatatacaaaaaaagtcaaaaagttccaaactaaaaaaagccACAAAATTCGCAAATCTACAAAATCGTACTGTACTCGCACTGATCTGCTTTGCGAATGCTTATTACTTTCTGCGTAGTGCAGattctgcattttttaagtGTTAATGTAAACATAACTTTGCACTTCAGAAGTGCCCGCACGTGTGTTCTAATATTTACGGAAACtttctttttataattattacttttgggcttagttgtaaattttttaaatgtaataatttacgtttCAGCTATtaccaaatatatttttacatacCTTTGAAGAGTTTTTAATAGCTACTTAGTTATTTCACTAAGTAATATGTACCTACctttttttttgtcagaatAATGAGGCTTCtcctataacttttttaaaatcattgcaacaggtttttatcaaaaaccaaTTGCAGTTATTCcacagcaaaaaaaattatatgctTTCAGCGTTACCACCATTTTTTAGAATCAGCTCAACAttgcaatttattaatttttttcttgggttaatgaacaacttttcatttttatctttttattcattaaattacaataacattcaattaaaaaagcaGCATTGTAGCGAGATAATGACTATTCCAATATACATGCTTATTTCAAATCGCGCGCCTCAAAAAGTTCGTTGAGGGCGCCCCCCACTTTTTAGTCGTGTTCACGAATTCTCTGTCCGCGTCGCTTCTCCTCTGTTCTCTGGTCGAACTATGGCCTCGTTCAGATAACCACAAAAACACTTGGTGCCAGTCTCCGCGATGTCTGCCCGACTTCGGATCGACAAAAAAGTGATTGCCGGCGTGCCGTTCACGCTTTATCAACCGTCTCGGACATAACCTAATCGGCCACCGTTGGAAGAGCGCCAAGTTCGAAGGGGCCCCTTTGAGAGATGCGGCTAGAGCGAGGACATCATGGTGTTGAGCACGGAATGGTCGCAAGTTGAGATTATCGACTTGGTGAACGATGGCTCGGGGCTGGGGTTCGGCATCGTCGGCGGCAGAAGCACGGGGGTCGTCATAAAGAGCATCCTCCCAGGGGGCATCGCCGACAAAGACAGCCGTCTCCAGAGCGGCGACCACATCCTCCAGATCGGAGACGTCAATTTAAGGGGGCTCGCCGCCGACCAAGTTGCCACCGTTCTTAGGCAGGCTGGGGCACAGGtggttaacatttttaatacacCAATATGTAAGATATCACTTAACATTGTGCACTGTGTTGTCCATATAGGTTGTAGTCGTTTGTTAGGCAATTGCCCCGAAAAACGTAATGACGACGAGCATGCGAAGGCATTTTTAAAGTTCGCAACCCTATCGGGTTTTTCAAAATGCATGCTTTTTTAGTATGTACATTTTGCATCATATTTTTTcccatttatattatttttggacgaattaattaattcaaacagAAACAACTTGAACCTTTCTATCCGATATTTCTCCTTAACTTGTTTTACTCATTGCACcttaacaataacttttatttttgtgtatttcttatacatgtttgataaaattttaaaactaaaaaattgtcacaACCATAATTTGACGAGCTTCTCAATTGAtttaaacacttaaaaaaacttttgatgAATTCGTCATTTCACTTCAGaatccaaaaaaaacaatctaaTCTAAAAATTCTGACGAAAACAACGTGACTTTTGTACTTTGGGAGACTTAGGgggttatacagggtgagtcaatagtgagttatttttgaatttttgttaatatgcaaccaataatattGATTCCAGCAGACCAGATCGGtaatcataaatttttttttaaagtaatccATTGTTCGGGGTATTGTCCAGTTTGTTTTagcagttttgctaaaatttcagtatggactattattaaaatttttatttattattaaaagctaAAACCCAatgttgatttaattaatgtttttaaaaaataaacaagtgtCTCCAAGTGGTAAGtgaaattagtatttttggttgcatcttggGACATGTCAGAAATATTGACTcatcctgtattttttttttggatctTTTGGAAGACAATTGTTCAAATCAATGTCCcttatactatttttatttgtatctgaaaaattaagctctcattttcataaaaaatatctcTCAGCAAAGAGTGTATTCCTGAATCctggaaaaattaaactgaaagATTGTTTTTTGAACTACCTAGGGATGCACTGGAGAACATTAGATTCCACAATGACaatgagcaaaattttgcgCATAACTTGCTTACGCATTCGGCCAAAAAACTTCACTGAAGAAGTTTTTGGAACTACCAAAAGGATGGCCTATGTACATAATGGTAGAGGAAAAGTTCGTGGATTTTGTTTCAGTGAAAACTTTTAAGCAAATTCCGGTTTATGTTTAAAATCCCCTCGTATTAATActcattgaaataaaaaaaactgaaatgagATAGTGATTCTGGCGTGAATTTAGCCATGTATTCCTGTCGGAAACTCGGATGAAGTCATGATCCGAATAATTTCCCTCGAAGTTTTGTTATAAAGGAGGGAATATTCAATTAGTGGGTGTGGAAAACATAATGAGGCCAAGTACGTGTTTGTGGGTTATTTCTCGTTCCAACTTTTAAAAGCCGGTTATTTTTAACCCAAGCTGTCCCTTTGCGCAATAAAAGTGACACCATTGACTGTTTAATAAGACAAAGCAACGTCATGATAAAACTGGAGTCCACTGGCGATCGAAACttcattcataaaaaatgtcttgtggcTCCATGTGTgcgcttttattaattttgtaactttctctattttattatttgtgaaGTTTGGAAGGCGTGAAAAGTTTTTTGACGCCGGTGTTTTCCTGTTTGGAACGTTATTCGATTATGTAAAGCCGAGAACGTGAAATATGTTTTTGTTGTGATCAGAGTAAATCGATAGTTGGATAAAAGACGGCGGGCGTTAAAAGGAAAAACTTTGAATATGAGTCGCGAAAGCATCCAGATAAGGGGAAATATTGAATATAATGTTTTGTAATagtaaagaaaatatttgtgtGAACGTCGAACCAATTTATCTGTACTTTTGTGCTTTAGCACATTAAATATTCATGCCGCTATTTACGAAAGGCGATCACTTTGACACGCCTCATaccaaaaaatcataaaaatatgaaacttgATTTATGTTCCCCTTCAAGTGCTATAATTATTTCCGTctgaaaatgaaattttagatTAGTTTTATCTGAAATTTTGTCATAATCGACATTGATTTTGCATCATCCTGCTTCACCGCTCGGGAAGAAGTCGTTATTGTTCACTATATCTCGAATGCTTTTATCACTTGTGTCGAGTGcatgttttttattagattACCAAGTATCAGAAACTAATCAACCGAAACAATTTTACACTTATTTGAGTGCTCATGAGTTATAATTTCCCTTAAATGGGAAAAATTCTTTACAAGGAatgattttaaattctttataTTGTGGTACGTCCTGAAAGGAGCTTTCCGTCAACCGGCCTCTCTTTTCAGGTCAGGATGGTGGTCGCACGTCCTGTTGAGCCTTCTTCCGCGGATTTCCAGTCCTTCGGCTGTTCGGCTCCCATAGTTCCGACAAAAATCCTCACCGATCCGGAAGAGCTCGACCGCCAGCTCCAACAAAACGGCTACTCCTCTTTCTACGCTTACAACGACCGCGGTTCTTGCGACGACCTCGAACAAACCGACGTAAATTCCATCGATGCTAACCCCGCAAGTTTCAATTCTTTAGACGTGGTTGtcaacaacaataataacacGAATGGCTTCTCGCCCACCAGCGAGAGTCAAGTGGTGATCATCCCCGCCGACATTGAATACACTCTTCCAGAAACGGAGCGCTTCACCGTAGAACTGACAAAAAACGAATACGGGCTGGGGATTACGATAGCAGGGTACGTGTGCGAGAGGGAGGATCTCAGTGGAATCTTCGTCAAGAGTTTGAACGAAGGCAGCGAAGCCTTTAAGTGCGGAAAGATTAATACTAACGATAGGATTGTGGAAGTTGATGGACAGTCTTTGCAAGGGTTTACGAATTACGAGGCTGTGGAGAAGATTAAGCAAACGGGAGGGAAAGTTGTGTTGACTTTGGAGAGGTACTTGAGAGGGCCCAAGTTCGAGCAATTACAAGAAGCGTTAGCTATTCAGGAACAAAAGGATTTGAGTCCACCTTCGCCTTCGCAAACGACTCTCAGTTGGATACCTATTGAAGCAGCCGAGGTATTGTTTCACCTTGTTTTAGTTTGTCTCAGTTAAGAGGGGGTTTTCAGGGCCAGATCGAGCCGGAAGGTGAGTCCGTCGTGAGCGTCAATAGCGAAATCTACGAGCAAAACCTCGAAACTAAAGAAATCTTTATCGAAGAAGACTTCGAGGCGAACCCCGATGACGATCTAGAAACCGCCACCAAGAAAAAATGGGAGGCTATAATCGGCAGCGACACTGAAATCGTCGTCGCCAACCTGACAAAACTCAAAGGCTTGGGCATAAGCCTGGAGGGAACAGTCGACGTGGAAGGAGGCATCGAATTACGTCCCCATCACTACATCCGTTCCATACTCCCCGAAGGCCCCGTCGGCCAAAACGGCAAACTCAGCTCAGGTGACGAACTCCTGGAAGTAAACGGCCAAAAACTCCTCGGGATCAAGCACGTGGAAGTCGTCAAGATCCTCCGCGAGTTGCCGAGCACCGTCCGCCTGGTCTGTGCTCGCAAGCACGAGGAGAACCGCGTCATCAACACCTCCCAAGACCGCGAAGCTTTCGAAGCGCGGAACATCCTGGGGGGCAGTTTGAAAAACCTCTTACCCCAACCGGAACAACGCCTGCTCAAAGCTCTAAGCGACACGAGTATCAACACTTCGAGCACCGTGACCGTGACCAGCGAGCCCAGCTTGCAAAAAGCCAAATCGCGCTCGCTGGAAGTGACGAACTTGGCGATGTGGTCGGAGGAGGTCGAGTATGTCGAGTTGCTCAAAACCGATCGGGGTTTGGGCTTCTCGATCCTGGACTACCAGGACCCTCTGGACCCCAAAGCGACCGTCATAGTCGTGCGGAGTCTCGTGCCTAACGGGGCGGCGGAGCACGACGGCCGCATCACTCCAGGTGATCGACTGATCAGTGTTAATGGCaaagtaatcaaaaatgtGACCCTGGACCAGGCGGTCCAGGCGCTGAAAGGGACACTGCCCGGTCCTGTCAAGTTAGGTATCTCCAAACCGTTACCCAGTTCCAGAGCCAGCGAAAACGTCAGTACGATAGGGTCTTGAAGCGACAATTTTTCGACAATtgtaaataacaatattttagtACTTGGATTTTGGATAAGCACAATCACTGCTGCCTTTTCGAATATTTTTCCGTAGTTAAGGTGATTAGATGACGAATTTATAAGCTGTAAGGCTTCAAGGGCACAAATTCGTATGTATTTTATACGCATATCAGCTGATGAGGTTTTAAAGTGTCCAGACACTTCACTTTTTTAACGCTCTAGTCGCTAGGTATATCAGGAATTAATGAAGGTAGGCGATAGACGGGGGAAGTCCCCGCTTGTATAGTCCGGAGTCCGGTCACTAGTGCTTCGATCAGTTTTCTTCTACAAGCAGGTTCTTCCATAAATCAATACGTAACAATGGAATTTATGCACAATACTGATCTAAATAAGGAATTGAATACACTTGATGTTTTACTTACACTGTGTAAATAATTGTGTGGTGTTATGTGTTACAAGTCTGAATCTTGATATTCGTGCCATGTTTTGTtgtgattttgtttttgttaagaCTGATTTTAAACAACTCAATCTGGAGGTCAATATTTAAGCAATATGGCGGTTATTATGTGATAAGTTCATTGGcctaagtttttaattttggtgtgTGATGTGTACATAAAAAATCGATCGTATTGTAAAAATaggataaataataaaatacttgaTTCGAGTTAAAACTCGAGACGGAATATTTATCGATTCTTGCCAGAGTTGATGAAGAGTTCCTCCTCAAATTGTTAAATAGAGTCACTGGGGGGTGGTTTTGATTTGTTGCATGATTAAATTAGGTCCCACCGGAAATTACTATTCTTAGACACTGTTCAAGCttcattatttacaaaaaactatCCTCTAAtcataattacaataaattatgtaaGTGACGTTACatgaataaattatatttattatgttGAGAGTTTTTCATTATTTGAAATAGACGCTGGTGCAGCAACAGGCGGTGATCAGTTTGTGTTCTTGACAAGTATTGGCGTGAAGGAAACTGCAATCCGCAAACTGGCATTGGTATGGAAGGCGATCTATAATTACTCACTGTGATTGATATTCGAAACGAATTGAAAATGCATACCGTAAGGGTTATTGGGATTGTGGCAACAGCAAGAATCGTGGAAAAGTTTGTCGCTACAGTAGCTATAAACCGAGGAGTCGCAAAGCGGACACCGCCTTCTGAAGCTAAGGGCGTAGGGTTGCCCTACACCCAGAGGACCGTCCACGTCGTTGTTTGTGAAAACCGctggaatttttattttattatggaCAAAAAGTTGTGAATCATTCgctgcattattaatttttacagcCTTTcgtaattaattgaaataattgaatactCACTGGTAGAGCGGACGTAGATGACGCATAGCGCGACTAGTAGTAGCGGCACGAAGAACTTCATTTTCTTGCACTAAACGTCGGGATGATGGAACGAAACTGCTTGAGGAGCATTCCAAATGCAGAAGACATTGTCGTCTAACTGTATTCTGCCCGATTTCTTGTATAATTTACTGTCTTGTGTTGTGGGATGACTATGAGTTTCACAACAGGTAACGGGGAAATTGAGCCattccaataaattaattgggagAGCAGACGggtaaaaaacataaacaagaGTTACGTAACCAGAaggtttattataataatactgtGCAGCCTTAATATTGCTTTGGTAgtaattaaaggtgataataTACAAGTATGTACACAATTTGCACCATCAGTGCCAAGGTAATTATCTCTTTGTTGACGTGTGAACGAACCCCCGCGGACTTTTTCTTCCCTGCAAAAGCCCGAATCAATATTATGTAAATGTGAACGACCGGTTAAATTGTATGACCAACGATGTGATTATTGTTGAATCGGGTTCGCGTGACCGTCTTCAACACACTCCCAATTAGGAGAAGTTTATTTGGGGCTTACATTTCTGCAGGGCGTATTTATCACAACAGCAGGTCCGCAGTCGGCTGTACTCCGCACAGTCTCCAACCACCGGCTTGCAGATTTGGGTGCCCAAGTAGCACGTGTGGGGGATAAACGGTAACACTTCTGCAAAACAATTGTGATTCAGCGATTAGCTGGAGGCGTCAGTTAATATGTTAATTGAAAGGGTCACAAGATGCCATGTGGGAATGTGAGGTTTATTAGTTTGCTAACACCGCACCTGGCCTTTGCtgtgaataaaattaactaactTGAACTTCTTAAAACTTCGTcatcttattttttatggtAATTAGCAAGAAAGTGAACActgttcaattttttcatttgtctCCAGTGGTATGAATTTCAGCGCTTATTTAAATGGATTTACTCGGGTCTGCGGTTTGAACCGACTGCTGACTACGTTTCATATCgcaacacattttttttaataaggacACTTCTAACCATTAAAATAATCATGTTGGTAGAAAGGCGTCTACGAAAATAGCAACTGGAGTAAGTTTCTGGACTTTTTTCATAAGCTGATTAATGGAAAATTACTGTTGTctgtttctaaatttttatttcttttagtAAACAGCAATCATGAGTTTCGTAATTGCACGACATGGTCATTCGGTtgaacaaaaaactttttgcgttacgcatattttttacaaaaattggatTTGGAGTCGATAATTTACtgattttctaaattaagcaATAGAAATACGTAATCGACGAGAAATCTAATGCAATTCGGAATATTGTTAAAATCAATAAgggaaataaaaatgatttatttaatctaCGAAAACagaatacaaattttaaatatggaacatttatttaatttttgtgatccAGTGGGCTGCAGAAATGGAAATTACCATCTCATCGTATTTTTCTGTTAATATTTTCTTACCAAAATACGGACAGTATAGGCTCGGGTATAtgataataattgtttaatcATGTTTATTTCCTTAGAAAATACAACACCGATAAGAGGTATAGAATGTCATTTTATTCACATTTCAGTATTTcccaattttttgtgaatGATAATGCGCCGTATATTTCGAACTTCGTGGTTTTAACTTactaatacaatgtgtttttaaattatgctcatctagttaactttgaatttggttaacatgtaaaaaaatgtgccgTTCTGTTCAACTGAatcctctgtcaataaatatCAAATCTGTCAGCtgagaaattcaattaatttcttttaaaaacttcgttaaaatgcaactaaattgttaaaccgtgcaaaaaaaaaacacttttattatcggaaattatttccgaattggagacataataaatggagaatggtaatattcggtgtctaaatgcctgtcatgaattctataaagcggcatttctgattttacatggaaaattcacagacgactagatgagaaccatttaaaaacacattatatAAATATAGCTACTTAATTTCTTAATAAGTCAAACATGCATAAACATGCTAAGGTAGGTATGTAAATACAAAAGAAgtaaaagcttaaaaaaacaaatcgatttaTGGGCGTTTGTCCCGATAGCAACTATTTGTCAAACAATAATTCTTCATAATTACATTctctttcagttttttact is a genomic window containing:
- the LOC664529 gene encoding patj homolog isoform X1; the protein is MVLSTEWSQVEIIDLVNDGSGLGFGIVGGRSTGVVIKSILPGGIADKDSRLQSGDHILQIGDVNLRGLAADQVATVLRQAGAQVRMVVARPVEPSSADFQSFGCSAPIVPTKILTDPEELDRQLQQNGYSSFYAYNDRGSCDDLEQTDVNSIDANPASFNSLDVVVNNNNNTNGFSPTSESQVVIIPADIEYTLPETERFTVELTKNEYGLGITIAGYVCEREDLSGIFVKSLNEGSEAFKCGKINTNDRIVEVDGQSLQGFTNYEAVEKIKQTGGKVVLTLERYLRGPKFEQLQEALAIQEQKDLSPPSPSQTTLSWIPIEAAEGQIEPEGESVVSVNSEIYEQNLETKEIFIEEDFEANPDDDLETATKKKWEAIIGSDTEIVVANLTKLKGLGISLEGTVDVEGGIELRPHHYIRSILPEGPVGQNGKLSSGDELLEVNGQKLLGIKHVEVVKILRELPSTVRLVCARKHEENRVINTSQDREAFEARNILGGSLKNLLPQPEQRLLKALSDTSINTSSTVTVTSEPSLQKAKSRSLEVTNLAMWSEEVEYVELLKTDRGLGFSILDYQDPLDPKATVIVVRSLVPNGAAEHDGRITPGDRLISVNGKVIKNVTLDQAVQALKGTLPGPVKLGISKPLPSSRASENVSTIGS
- the LOC664529 gene encoding patj homolog isoform X2 translates to MVVARPVEPSSADFQSFGCSAPIVPTKILTDPEELDRQLQQNGYSSFYAYNDRGSCDDLEQTDVNSIDANPASFNSLDVVVNNNNNTNGFSPTSESQVVIIPADIEYTLPETERFTVELTKNEYGLGITIAGYVCEREDLSGIFVKSLNEGSEAFKCGKINTNDRIVEVDGQSLQGFTNYEAVEKIKQTGGKVVLTLERYLRGPKFEQLQEALAIQEQKDLSPPSPSQTTLSWIPIEAAEGQIEPEGESVVSVNSEIYEQNLETKEIFIEEDFEANPDDDLETATKKKWEAIIGSDTEIVVANLTKLKGLGISLEGTVDVEGGIELRPHHYIRSILPEGPVGQNGKLSSGDELLEVNGQKLLGIKHVEVVKILRELPSTVRLVCARKHEENRVINTSQDREAFEARNILGGSLKNLLPQPEQRLLKALSDTSINTSSTVTVTSEPSLQKAKSRSLEVTNLAMWSEEVEYVELLKTDRGLGFSILDYQDPLDPKATVIVVRSLVPNGAAEHDGRITPGDRLISVNGKVIKNVTLDQAVQALKGTLPGPVKLGISKPLPSSRASENVSTIGS
- the LOC103313726 gene encoding uncharacterized protein LOC103313726; its protein translation is MKFFVPLLLVALCVIYVRSTTVFTNNDVDGPLGVGQPYALSFRRRCPLCDSSVYSYCSDKLFHDSCCCHNPNNPYDRLPYQCQFADCSFLHANTCQEHKLITACCCTSVYFK